One Abyssisolibacter fermentans genomic window, CTCAACAAGTATTCTTAGAGCTACAAAAGCGCGGCATGATCATTAGACCTATGATGGGAACTTGGATAAGAGTTTCTATAGGAACTATGGAACAAAATAAGCTATTTATAGAAAAATTAAAAGAAGTGTTAAAAAAATAAATTCTTTATTAATATTTATATACATAACGAAAATAATATATATTTTTAAATCTTATAATTTCGTATGTATTATAAAAATAAAGAGCACATTAGGCTCTTTATTTTTATTTTAAGGTGAAATCAAAAATCTTTAATATTTGCAAATGGTTACTCTTGCTACTAAGTTAGCAGGAGTTTTATTTTAAATAATATGAATTTAGAGCTACTGTTTTGTTTGTTAGAGCATCATATTTTACAAATTCCTTTGGTATGCCCCAAAAAAAAGCTGACTCTTCTAAATTATTATTTGCTTTTTCATATTCAACAGTTTCATCTATTTTAATATCCATACCATAAAACAATGCTTCCTTTTGAAGCATATTATCAATAACCATCTCATTATTATTTTTTCTACAATTATGTAATATTGGTATTATAAATAACATAACTATAGAAAAACAAACAATGACTGCAACTTCTATTTTTTTTATCATTTTACCATCTCCTAGTATGTATAATACTGCTAAGTAAGTAAAGCTTCATCATATGCACTAATTAATTGTTACTAACTATTATTCTTATAAAAATTGCATATAACTATATTACCAAAACTAAACCTTATTTATATATTTAGCAAAATAATAGCTTGAAGCTATTAACAGTCTTTTTTCAAACATAAAGATTATAACTCCAAGCTAATATATAGTCAATACTTTTTTCAAATAAAGTAATATAATAATTACTCCTCTACTAATTGAGTAGAATCTATTACAAACTTTTCTATTTTATTTTCCTCAATTAATTTATCTAAAACGCTATTGATAAGTTTTACTAAATCATCATTTCCCTTATTTATAGCTATTGCTGACCCACTATCTCCTGTCTGTAATTCTACCGTTGACAAACAAAGAGACGGATTTTTTTGAATATAAGATTTTGCTACTGGTTCTTCTACTATTACTGCATCTACTTTATTATTTAATAGTTCCATAATTAAGTTTGATATTTTACCTAGAGCTTTTATATTTTTTTCCTCTGCAATATCTTTAGCCATACCTTCCTGTGTACTACCTTTTTGAACAGCTATTGTCTTCCCTTTTAAATCTTCTGTTGTTTTTATTTTATCAAAATTTTCTTTGTTAATAACAACAGACTGTTTTGCTATATAATATACTTTAGTGAAATCAACATTCTTTTTTCTTTCCTCTGTTGGGTTCATTCCAGCTATAACAATATCGATTTTATTAGACATTAAAGCTCCTAGAAGTCCACCAAAATCCATGTCTTTTATTTCTAATTCCACTCCAAGTTCATCAGCAATTACTTTTGCTATCTCGATGTCAAAGCCAATAATTTCATCTTTTCCATTTATTTCTTTATGGAACTCATATGGAGGATATGCAGCGCTAGTACCTATTACTATCTTACCTTTTTCTTTTATTTCATCAATCTTTGAAATGTCTTTTTCGTTACTACAAGCTACAAAGCTTAAAACTAATGTGAATATTAAAAATAGAACTGTCAATTTTTTTATATTTTTCATTTTCATCTCTCCTTATTATACTATTATTATCTTTTTAATTTTATTTATCTAACTCATTAAATCACTAAATTTGTTTTATTCCTCCTTTCTTAAAATAATCTAAATTAGAATAAAAGCATTCTTATTATTTGTATATAAGAAAAATCGCCTCCTAATTAAGAGACGATTTTACACGCGTTACCACTCTTGTTAAGACATATTTGATAATGGGAGTAAGCAACTTATACTAAATGAAACTCCTACTCGCTTCGCTCCTAGCAGTAAGTGACTCACACCAAATCATAGATTTGGGTTCGCTACATAAAAAATTCGTCTCTTAAAAGAGACGAATTTATCCGCGTTACCACTCTCGTTAAAGCTATCTTGCATGCCTTCACTCTTTATTTTAACGGTTTTTACCGTATTTCTCTACTCACATAAGTTTTTGAGAAATCTCTTCATGGGCTCTCTTCAATACAATTATGTAACTAGACTCACACCAAACTCTAGCTCGCTTTTACAGTCACTATATTTACTCTCCCAATCATTAGATTTATTGTTTAATTAAATTTATGATATATATTGATACTAATTATAATAACTTTTACTCTATTAGTCAATAAATTTATCTAAACTAATTTACTTTTGTAATTTTTACAAAATACTATTCTCCTGTACTTCCTAATCCACCTTTTCTCTCTTCCAAAGAATTACCATTATCAGCAGGTAAAAACTGAATAAAGATCGCTTGAGCAATTCTTTCTCCTTCTTCTATAGTTACTTCTTCTTTTGAAATATTTATAAGACATATTCCAATGTTACCATCATTAGATGGATTATTATAGTAATCTTGATCTATTATACCAGTACCATTAGCTAATACTAACCCCTTTTTTATTCCTATTGAACTTCTTACATAAATATTTAATACTTCACCTTCTAGCATATATGCTTTTATATCAGTCCAAACAACGAATTTTTCTCCATGTTTTAAAGTAAATGTTTCAGTGCTATAAAAATCATAACCTGCTGATGTTTTGCTTCCTCTTTTCGGTATATTTATGCTCTTGTCTAAATGTTTTCTATGTTTATCTGCAACAACCTCAAATCCTCTATTTTTCATTTATTATCCCTTTCTTTCTGCTTAATTTATCTTATTGGACAAACTCCACTTTCACAACCTTCATTTCCTATATCAAACTCTACTTCATATTTCTCATATTTTCTTATTAATGATGGTATGAATGGTTTCATCTCATTTACTCTTTTATTATATTCTTCTTCAGTTATCGCTTCATATGGTAAAAGCTTATAGAAACTATCATCTAATGGTAAGAAAGATACTGCTACTACATCGTCCCAGTTATTCCACAACCATTCTTCTACAGCTACCCATTCATTATCTCTTACATGAATTGTAATTGAGCAGTTATGATTTACATAGTTTTGCATAAATAATTTATAGTTTTCTAATTGTTCAATCGCTGAAACATCGTACTTTGTCCTTCCATTTGGCGCTTTTACTGGAAACTCAACTACTTTAGTAGAACAATCTTCTATTGTTTGACCTACTTCTGGGTATACTGGCCAATTAAGTTCTTCACAAACCTTCACTAATGGATCAGAACTACTTATTCTGACTCTTCTAACATAGTATGGAGAATGCGAATAATGTACCCCGCTTGATACAGTTGGAAGTTGACTTAATGTACCCTCTGGTTTGATTGTCGTAACTAATAGTGGTACATTTCCATCTAATTCGTCAGCATATAATTTTGCCTGTTCATTTGCAACATCTCTTAAAAGTTTTAAAACTTCTGCTTCTTTTTCTTTTGACATCTTAGTTGCATTAACCATGTCCTGCCATCCTGTTAACGAACAGCCTAATAGTTTATCTCTTTGTTGTATACTATTCCATTTAGGAATTTCTAGCTCTACGCATGTCATTCTATATCCTGCTCTAACTGAAAGCTTTTGAGCTTCTAATAAACCATCTAGATCCAATGTATTATCATCTTTAACATATACAAAAACATTTACAGTTGTTAAATTACACACTCCTTTTGAATCTAGTAGAATTTCACCACAAGGATTTACACCATTCATATTAGTTCTACGCTTTGCGCCTGCTACTTCGTTAACAAATCCAGGTTCTCCTGAATATCTCATTCTTTCAAGCATCCAATGTAATTTTTCACGTGTTGGTTTTTTAGTATAATAAATTGAGTTATTACTCATCTGTCTATGAGCAATTTCATTATCTATTATCCATTTTCCATCTATTTGTTTATACAAATTAGATTTAGCTTCAATGCATTCTTCATCATCAGAATCCATTAATACTATTTCAGCTGTTCTCCTAACACCGCCAACTACAACATTTTCGCCAATAATATTAGCTACGTCCATACAGTCTATAGGTTTTAATTCTACTCTATTGCTATCTTCGATTAAACCTCTCTTCTTTATAACTTTATCAATTTTAGTAAACATATTTTTTAAGCTCGAGTGACCACTTGCAGTACCTCCAAAAGTCTTTAATCTTTCACCCTTTGGTCTAACGTGATTATAATTTACAACTATAGTTTTTATATTTCTGTATTCATTGCTATAAAGCATTTTAAAGAAAAAATCTAATGATTGAACCCATCCCTCTTTACTATCACCAATAGTTATTTTAACTGAATTATTAAAATAAAATTGTAAGCTTGTACTATCTTCTCTTTCATTCATATTAACAGGTGAGTAGTCCATGTGTATTAATTCGTAATCTGTTCTTACTTTTGGCAATTTTTCAATATCATTTTTTAAAACTCTAACTCCTACTCCTGAACCAACCATTAATAAATAGAATAAATCTCTAAAAGATTCAAACTCTTCTATGACCTGAAAAGCACAGTTATAATTAGCCATTGGATAATTTTGAGCTACTTTAGTATTT contains:
- a CDS encoding transporter substrate-binding domain-containing protein; amino-acid sequence: MKMKNIKKLTVLFLIFTLVLSFVACSNEKDISKIDEIKEKGKIVIGTSAAYPPYEFHKEINGKDEIIGFDIEIAKVIADELGVELEIKDMDFGGLLGALMSNKIDIVIAGMNPTEERKKNVDFTKVYYIAKQSVVINKENFDKIKTTEDLKGKTIAVQKGSTQEGMAKDIAEEKNIKALGKISNLIMELLNNKVDAVIVEEPVAKSYIQKNPSLCLSTVELQTGDSGSAIAINKGNDDLVKLINSVLDKLIEENKIEKFVIDSTQLVEE
- the dut gene encoding dUTP diphosphatase, giving the protein MKNRGFEVVADKHRKHLDKSINIPKRGSKTSAGYDFYSTETFTLKHGEKFVVWTDIKAYMLEGEVLNIYVRSSIGIKKGLVLANGTGIIDQDYYNNPSNDGNIGICLINISKEEVTIEEGERIAQAIFIQFLPADNGNSLEERKGGLGSTGE
- the nrdJ gene encoding ribonucleoside-triphosphate reductase, adenosylcobalamin-dependent; this encodes MVKVIKRNGNLVDFHDFKIINAIEKAMTETKLGVDNNLSKQITNRISSSINNKDVINVEEIQDIVEELLMESSRKDVAKRYIIYREEQNKLRNAIKKKEDRLLSDEFISKYKHKASPMKQLGSFVYYRTYSRWLPDQKRREYWWETVRRAVEYNCSLVHTTREEAEKLYDNIYNLRQFLSGRTFWVGNTKVAQNYPMANYNCAFQVIEEFESFRDLFYLLMVGSGVGVRVLKNDIEKLPKVRTDYELIHMDYSPVNMNEREDSTSLQFYFNNSVKITIGDSKEGWVQSLDFFFKMLYSNEYRNIKTIVVNYNHVRPKGERLKTFGGTASGHSSLKNMFTKIDKVIKKRGLIEDSNRVELKPIDCMDVANIIGENVVVGGVRRTAEIVLMDSDDEECIEAKSNLYKQIDGKWIIDNEIAHRQMSNNSIYYTKKPTREKLHWMLERMRYSGEPGFVNEVAGAKRRTNMNGVNPCGEILLDSKGVCNLTTVNVFVYVKDDNTLDLDGLLEAQKLSVRAGYRMTCVELEIPKWNSIQQRDKLLGCSLTGWQDMVNATKMSKEKEAEVLKLLRDVANEQAKLYADELDGNVPLLVTTIKPEGTLSQLPTVSSGVHYSHSPYYVRRVRISSSDPLVKVCEELNWPVYPEVGQTIEDCSTKVVEFPVKAPNGRTKYDVSAIEQLENYKLFMQNYVNHNCSITIHVRDNEWVAVEEWLWNNWDDVVAVSFLPLDDSFYKLLPYEAITEEEYNKRVNEMKPFIPSLIRKYEKYEVEFDIGNEGCESGVCPIR